From Stenotrophomonas maltophilia, a single genomic window includes:
- a CDS encoding HDOD domain-containing protein, producing the protein MTPAWWRSLRAWLARSTGAAPSRLAAASRQAVAAAAASLQGEALPPSEIAAHLQRGLHALALYPRLAGEPAPVQDPALGEAVARALQDRDWAARHLPRRPQLLPQLIQTVNDDAASARVMAAIIGQDPVLTGNLLRIANSPAYKVHERPVESLQRAVTLVGTEGVRQIISAVLVQPVMQVQCEVFPQFSTIIWEHALLASRAAADHARTVTFGDAFAAQWLGLVQGLGAALVMRQLLQEAQARGETVEPALALQLLQQWSLPLAQRVAAAWELPEPVHQALAPEADGPLADSLRLASAAAAASLLCRHGHASQNRMLALLEQLPSAPPHTLRWIWRRLHGRSVETRDEAGQEQASPSP; encoded by the coding sequence ATGACGCCGGCCTGGTGGCGATCGCTGCGCGCGTGGCTGGCGCGCTCGACCGGGGCGGCGCCGTCGCGGTTGGCCGCAGCATCGCGGCAGGCGGTGGCCGCCGCTGCGGCCAGCCTGCAGGGCGAGGCGCTGCCACCAAGTGAGATCGCGGCGCACCTGCAGCGCGGCCTGCATGCGCTGGCGCTGTATCCGCGGCTGGCCGGCGAACCCGCGCCGGTCCAGGACCCGGCGCTGGGCGAGGCGGTGGCACGCGCGCTGCAGGATCGCGACTGGGCGGCCCGGCACCTGCCCCGGCGTCCGCAGCTGTTGCCGCAGCTGATCCAGACCGTCAACGACGACGCGGCCTCGGCGCGGGTGATGGCGGCGATCATCGGCCAGGACCCGGTGCTGACCGGCAACCTGCTGCGCATTGCCAACAGCCCGGCGTACAAGGTGCACGAGCGGCCTGTGGAAAGCCTGCAGCGGGCGGTGACCCTGGTCGGCACCGAAGGCGTGCGCCAGATCATCAGCGCGGTGCTGGTGCAGCCGGTGATGCAGGTGCAGTGCGAGGTGTTCCCGCAGTTCAGCACGATCATCTGGGAGCATGCGTTGCTGGCCTCGCGCGCGGCCGCCGACCACGCACGCACGGTCACCTTCGGCGATGCTTTCGCCGCCCAGTGGCTGGGCCTGGTGCAGGGGCTCGGCGCGGCGCTGGTGATGCGCCAGCTGCTGCAGGAAGCGCAGGCGCGCGGCGAAACCGTGGAGCCGGCCCTGGCCCTGCAGCTGCTGCAGCAGTGGTCGTTGCCACTGGCCCAGCGCGTGGCGGCGGCCTGGGAATTGCCCGAACCGGTGCACCAGGCTCTGGCACCGGAAGCGGACGGACCGCTGGCCGACAGCCTGCGCCTGGCCAGCGCCGCTGCGGCTGCCAGCCTGCTGTGCAGGCACGGGCATGCCAGCCAGAACCGCATGCTGGCCCTGCTTGAACAACTGCCGTCGGCACCGCCGCATACCCTGCGCTGGATCTGGCGGCGCCTGCACGGGCGCAGTGTGGAAACGCGCGATGAGGCCGGGCAGGAACAGGCATCGCCGTCGCCCTGA
- a CDS encoding Glu/Leu/Phe/Val dehydrogenase dimerization domain-containing protein, which translates to MLFETLATTGHEQVVFCHNHDAGLKAIIAIHNTTLGPALGGVRMRPYASTDEALADVLRLSRTMTYKNALAGLNVGGGKAVIIGDPKVDKTEVLFRAFGRYVDSLGGRYITAEDVGTDVNDMENIYLESQFVTGVHQVHGGSGDPAPFTAYGALQALMAAMRFKFGHEEVGKTSIAVQGLGHIGMELVKLLRDRGAKLYVTDLDSSLVDRAVSDFGAEAVKPDEIHEVNADVFAPCALEGAINADTLPRIKAKIICGTANNQLSSLEIGDELHARGILYAPDYAVNAGGVMNVSLEIDGYNRERAMRLIRSIYHNLTRIFELSQRENIAPQRAADRIAESRILSIGKLKMPLGRSTPRLGNLRGG; encoded by the coding sequence ATGCTATTCGAAACCCTCGCCACCACCGGCCATGAACAGGTGGTGTTCTGCCACAACCACGATGCCGGGCTGAAGGCGATCATCGCCATCCACAACACCACCCTGGGCCCGGCCCTGGGCGGCGTGCGCATGCGCCCCTACGCCAGCACCGACGAGGCGCTGGCCGACGTGCTGCGGTTGAGCCGGACGATGACCTACAAGAATGCGCTGGCCGGCCTCAATGTCGGTGGCGGCAAGGCGGTGATCATCGGCGACCCCAAGGTGGACAAGACCGAGGTGCTGTTCCGCGCCTTCGGCCGTTACGTCGATTCGCTGGGCGGGCGCTACATCACCGCCGAGGACGTCGGTACCGACGTCAACGACATGGAGAACATCTACCTGGAGAGCCAGTTCGTGACCGGCGTTCACCAGGTCCATGGCGGCTCCGGCGATCCCGCCCCCTTCACCGCCTACGGTGCGCTGCAGGCGCTGATGGCGGCGATGCGCTTCAAGTTCGGGCATGAAGAAGTGGGCAAGACCAGCATCGCGGTGCAGGGCCTGGGCCACATCGGCATGGAGCTGGTGAAGCTGCTGCGCGACCGCGGCGCCAAGCTGTATGTCACCGATCTGGACAGCAGCCTGGTTGATCGTGCGGTCAGCGATTTCGGCGCCGAAGCGGTCAAGCCGGACGAGATCCACGAGGTCAACGCCGATGTGTTCGCGCCGTGCGCGCTGGAAGGCGCGATCAATGCCGATACCCTGCCGCGGATCAAGGCGAAGATCATCTGTGGCACCGCCAACAACCAGCTGTCGAGCCTGGAAATCGGCGACGAGCTGCATGCGCGCGGCATCCTGTATGCACCGGACTACGCCGTCAACGCCGGTGGCGTGATGAACGTGTCGCTGGAGATCGACGGCTACAACCGCGAACGCGCGATGCGCCTGATCCGCAGCATCTATCACAACCTCACCCGCATCTTCGAACTGTCGCAGCGCGAGAACATCGCCCCGCAGCGTGCCGCCGACCGCATCGCCGAAAGCCGCATCCTGTCGATCGGCAAGCTGAAGATGCCGCTGGGCCGCAGCACCCCGCGCCTGGGCAACCTGCGCGGCGGCTGA